From Sphingomonas bisphenolicum, one genomic window encodes:
- a CDS encoding MBL fold metallo-hydrolase: MSLKLTILGSGTSSGVPRIGNDWGDCDPAEPKNRRTRVSILVESPTTRILVDTSPDMRAQLLAADVIRIDAILWTHDHADHSHGIDDVRQLFHHRRTPVPGYARPQTLKLLSERFAYAFEGRNGYHPTIEPHVLPDGLRIGDIDIACVDQPHGDIYSTGFRFSHGGRSVGYATDFHALTPDMLALYDGLDVWVVDALRAKPHPTHPHLALALDGISATRPSLAILTHMDQSMDYATLIGTLPQGVEPGYDGMVVALDAKEQGA, translated from the coding sequence ATGAGCCTGAAGCTCACAATCCTGGGCAGCGGCACATCCTCCGGCGTGCCACGGATCGGCAATGACTGGGGCGACTGCGACCCCGCGGAACCGAAAAACCGGCGGACGCGGGTGTCCATCCTGGTGGAAAGCCCGACAACGCGCATCCTGGTCGATACCTCGCCCGATATGCGCGCTCAGTTGCTGGCGGCCGACGTGATCCGGATCGATGCGATCCTGTGGACGCACGACCATGCCGATCACAGCCATGGTATCGACGACGTGCGCCAGCTTTTCCACCATCGCCGCACGCCCGTTCCGGGCTATGCGCGCCCGCAGACGCTCAAGCTGCTGTCGGAGCGGTTCGCCTATGCGTTCGAAGGGCGCAACGGCTATCACCCGACCATAGAGCCGCACGTCCTGCCCGACGGGCTGCGGATCGGCGACATCGACATCGCCTGTGTCGACCAGCCCCATGGCGACATCTATTCCACCGGCTTCCGTTTCAGCCATGGCGGCCGGTCGGTCGGCTATGCCACGGATTTCCATGCGCTGACGCCGGACATGCTGGCGCTCTATGACGGCCTCGACGTCTGGGTGGTCGATGCGCTGCGGGCCAAGCCGCACCCGACTCATCCGCATCTGGCGCTGGCGCTGGACGGTATCAGCGCCACCCGGCCGAGTCTGGCGATCCTGACCCATATGGACCAGAGCATGGATTATGCGACATTGATCGGCACGCTACCCCAGGGCGTGGAGCCGGGCTATGACGGCATGGTGGTGGCGCTGGACGCGAAAGAGCAGGGGGCCTGA
- a CDS encoding retropepsin-like aspartic protease family protein — MDSTDQAASTIWYVLALVLVGSALVGRQMAWGSLLRMALLWVAIFAGLLGLFKFAQTQGYLTGRWAEEGDMAAPDEAPAALPKARTEGQALRIPVAPDGHYWVEATINGTSARFLIDSGATVTALSENTARAAGLNYDVGEPGVIMTTANGKVTAKRSSIATLAIGPISASDLPVVVSPAFGEVNVIGMNMLSRLKSWGVQDGAMVLTP; from the coding sequence ATGGACAGCACGGATCAGGCGGCCTCGACCATCTGGTATGTGCTGGCGCTCGTGCTGGTCGGGTCCGCGCTGGTCGGGCGGCAGATGGCCTGGGGGAGCCTGCTGCGCATGGCGTTGCTGTGGGTCGCGATCTTCGCTGGCCTGCTGGGCCTGTTCAAATTCGCCCAGACGCAAGGCTATCTGACCGGGCGTTGGGCGGAGGAAGGGGATATGGCCGCCCCCGACGAAGCGCCGGCTGCACTGCCCAAGGCCCGGACCGAGGGACAGGCGCTGCGCATCCCGGTCGCGCCGGACGGTCATTATTGGGTCGAGGCCACGATCAACGGCACGTCCGCGCGTTTTCTGATCGACAGCGGCGCGACCGTCACCGCCCTGTCCGAAAATACGGCCCGCGCCGCCGGCCTCAACTATGATGTCGGCGAACCGGGCGTCATCATGACCACCGCCAATGGCAAGGTGACGGCGAAGCGGTCGAGCATCGCTACCCTCGCCATCGGTCCCATTTCGGCGAGCGACCTGCCCGTAGTCGTGTCGCCCGCCTTCGGGGAGGTCAATGTCATCGGCATGAACATGCTGTCACGCCTGAAAAGCTGGGGCGTGCAGGACGGCGCCATGGTTCTGACGCCATGA
- the hfq gene encoding RNA chaperone Hfq yields MADKVNNLQDIFLNSLRKTKTPVTMFLVKGVKLQGIITWFDNFSVLLRRDGQSQLVYKHAISTVMPAQSMDLTDLRKASDGNGKGKLLQEIFLSAVRKSGSPVTMFLVNGVMLQGEIAAFDLFCMLLERDGMVQLVYKHAISTVQPLHALDLSGENEQDD; encoded by the coding sequence ATGGCCGACAAAGTGAACAACCTTCAGGATATTTTCCTCAACAGCCTGCGCAAGACCAAGACCCCGGTGACCATGTTCCTGGTCAAGGGCGTCAAGTTGCAAGGCATCATCACCTGGTTCGACAATTTCTCCGTGCTGCTGCGCCGCGACGGCCAGTCGCAACTGGTCTACAAACATGCGATATCGACCGTCATGCCGGCCCAGTCGATGGACCTGACCGATCTGCGCAAGGCCAGCGATGGCAACGGCAAGGGCAAGCTGCTGCAGGAAATCTTCCTGTCGGCGGTCCGCAAGTCGGGCAGCCCGGTGACGATGTTCCTGGTCAACGGCGTCATGCTCCAGGGTGAGATCGCGGCCTTCGACCTCTTTTGCATGCTGCTCGAACGCGACGGCATGGTGCAGCTCGTCTACAAACACGCCATCTCGACCGTCCAGCCGCTTCATGCGCTCGACCTGAGCGGCGAAAACGAACAGGACGATTGA
- the mazG gene encoding nucleoside triphosphate pyrophosphohydrolase encodes MNKASPADIMPLAEVMARLRDPDTGCPWDIEQDFASIAPYTIEEAYEVADAIERADMDALRDELGDLLLQVAFHSRMAEQAGHFAMQDVIDAITQKMIRRHPHVFGDGARREDGHAQWETIKAAERAEKDPDPSALAGVASALPALLRAGKLQKRAARTGFDWPDTVDVIDKIVEELDEVREAATQEEREEEVGDLLFAVVNLARHLKVDPETALRKANGKFDRRFRSMEDMAGETFAGLTLDAKEALWQRAKQQEKSA; translated from the coding sequence ATGAACAAAGCCAGCCCCGCCGACATCATGCCGCTCGCCGAAGTCATGGCGCGGTTGCGCGATCCCGATACGGGTTGCCCCTGGGACATCGAGCAGGATTTCGCGTCGATCGCGCCCTATACGATCGAGGAAGCCTATGAAGTGGCTGATGCGATCGAACGTGCGGACATGGATGCGCTGCGCGACGAACTGGGCGATCTGCTGCTCCAGGTCGCCTTCCACAGCCGCATGGCGGAACAGGCCGGCCATTTTGCGATGCAGGATGTGATCGACGCCATTACGCAGAAGATGATCCGCCGGCATCCGCATGTCTTCGGCGACGGCGCCCGCCGGGAGGATGGCCACGCCCAGTGGGAGACGATCAAGGCGGCCGAACGCGCAGAAAAAGATCCCGACCCCAGCGCGCTGGCTGGCGTGGCGAGCGCCCTGCCCGCACTGCTCCGCGCCGGAAAATTGCAGAAGCGCGCCGCCCGCACCGGGTTCGATTGGCCTGATACGGTCGACGTGATCGACAAGATCGTCGAGGAACTGGATGAAGTGCGCGAAGCGGCCACGCAGGAGGAGCGTGAAGAGGAAGTCGGCGACCTCCTATTCGCCGTGGTCAATCTCGCACGACATCTGAAGGTCGATCCCGAAACCGCTCTGCGCAAGGCGAATGGGAAATTCGATCGCCGGTTCCGATCAATGGAGGATATGGCCGGCGAGACCTTTGCCGGACTGACGCTCGACGCAAAGGAAGCGCTTTGGCAACGAGCAAAGCAACAGGAAAAATCGGCATAA
- a CDS encoding tetratricopeptide repeat protein, with protein MRLTVLLPLCCVLAVPAHAQHVAGVSGIHFNQGAPMAAPVNGYNAASFASISRSPDVGRAQKLIADGDYAEADALLARLIGQTSNRQVRFLKGVAKLGMGDAVAARRYFEKSLYSNRSGYPGAMSGLALAEIRLGNRDAAEDILQKLRYQQEKCRSDCDRAKPLDQAIAVVEKALT; from the coding sequence ATGCGCCTGACTGTCCTTCTCCCCCTTTGCTGCGTGCTTGCGGTGCCGGCCCATGCCCAGCATGTGGCCGGCGTGTCGGGTATCCATTTCAACCAAGGCGCGCCCATGGCCGCGCCGGTGAACGGCTATAACGCGGCCAGCTTCGCCTCTATATCGCGCAGCCCGGATGTGGGCCGCGCGCAGAAGCTGATCGCAGACGGCGATTATGCAGAAGCTGACGCGCTGCTGGCCAGGCTGATCGGCCAGACCAGCAACAGGCAGGTCCGCTTCCTCAAGGGAGTCGCCAAGCTGGGCATGGGCGATGCCGTCGCGGCGCGCCGCTATTTCGAAAAGAGCCTTTATAGTAACCGGAGTGGCTATCCCGGCGCGATGTCGGGACTGGCGCTGGCGGAAATCCGCTTGGGCAACAGGGATGCGGCCGAGGATATATTGCAGAAGCTGCGCTACCAGCAGGAAAAATGCCGGAGCGATTGTGATCGCGCCAAGCCGCTGGATCAGGCCATTGCCGTGGTCGAAAAGGCGTTGACCTGA
- the hflX gene encoding GTPase HflX, which yields MAIFNRDSDDEVARGARAVVVHAETHNGDRRDSDARLEEARGLALAIGIDVRAAQAFRVRDRKPATLFGSGQVDQIATLARQEEAELIIVDNSLSPVQQSNLEKSCEAKVIDRTGLILEIFGERAATNEGRLQVELAHLDYQAGRLVRSWTHLERQRGGFGFLGGPGETQIEADRRMIRDRMAKIRKELDQVTRTRGLHRARRQRAPWPVIALVGYTNAGKSTLFNRMTGADVMAEDLLFATLDPTMRQIALPGLDKAILSDTVGFVSDLPTQLIAAFRATLEEVLSADLIVHVRDIAHPDSDAQRDDVLDVLGELGVAGEAALDRREGEADAPPILEAWNKLDLLSEDDAALARETASRRDDVVILSALTGEGVDMLQRTISDRMTRGAKVYGLRIPISDGATVAWLHEHGEVLSTLVEGEESRIDVRLSDAAFARYSKRSEG from the coding sequence ATGGCCATATTCAATCGCGACTCCGATGACGAAGTGGCGCGCGGCGCGCGCGCCGTCGTCGTTCATGCCGAAACCCACAATGGAGACCGCCGCGACAGCGACGCCCGGCTGGAGGAAGCGCGTGGCCTTGCGCTGGCGATCGGTATCGACGTGCGCGCCGCCCAGGCGTTCCGGGTGCGCGACCGCAAGCCCGCGACCCTGTTCGGCAGCGGGCAGGTGGACCAGATCGCCACGCTGGCGCGGCAGGAAGAGGCTGAACTCATCATCGTCGACAACAGCCTGTCGCCGGTGCAGCAGAGCAATCTGGAAAAATCCTGCGAGGCCAAGGTCATCGACCGCACGGGCCTGATCCTCGAAATCTTCGGCGAGCGGGCCGCCACCAATGAAGGGCGGCTACAGGTCGAACTCGCCCATCTCGACTATCAGGCGGGCCGTCTCGTCCGCAGCTGGACCCATCTTGAACGACAGCGCGGCGGTTTCGGCTTTCTGGGCGGTCCGGGCGAGACCCAGATCGAGGCGGACCGGCGCATGATCCGCGATCGCATGGCCAAGATCCGCAAGGAACTGGACCAGGTCACCCGCACCCGCGGCCTGCACCGCGCACGGCGCCAGCGTGCGCCCTGGCCGGTGATCGCGCTGGTCGGCTATACAAATGCCGGAAAGTCCACGCTTTTCAACCGGATGACCGGGGCTGACGTCATGGCGGAAGACCTGTTGTTCGCCACACTGGACCCGACCATGCGCCAGATTGCGTTGCCGGGCCTGGACAAGGCGATCCTGTCCGACACGGTTGGCTTCGTCTCCGATCTGCCGACGCAATTGATCGCCGCCTTCCGCGCGACGCTGGAGGAAGTGCTGTCGGCCGATCTCATCGTCCATGTGCGCGACATCGCCCATCCCGACAGCGACGCGCAGCGCGACGACGTGCTGGACGTGCTGGGCGAACTGGGCGTCGCCGGCGAAGCGGCGCTCGATCGTAGGGAAGGGGAGGCCGACGCGCCCCCGATCCTGGAAGCCTGGAACAAGCTCGACCTGTTGAGCGAAGACGACGCAGCCCTCGCGCGCGAGACGGCGTCCCGGCGCGACGATGTCGTCATCCTCTCGGCCCTGACCGGGGAGGGGGTGGACATGCTTCAGCGGACCATCAGCGACCGCATGACCCGCGGTGCGAAAGTTTACGGCCTGCGCATCCCGATATCGGACGGCGCCACGGTCGCCTGGCTCCACGAACATGGCGAAGTGCTTTCGACCCTGGTCGAAGGTGAGGAAAGCCGCATCGACGTCCGCCTCTCGGACGCCGCCTTCGCCCGCTATTCCAAGCGGAGCGAAGGCTAA
- a CDS encoding MFS transporter, protein MSAETASIETSAPTQGQRLKAIIGGSTGNLVEWYDWYAYAAFTLYFAPHFFPSEDRTAQLLSAAGIFAVGFLMRPIGAWLMGVYADRHGRKSGLTLSVALMCAGSLLIAVTPGYETIGVAAPLMLVLARLMQGLSIGGEYGASATYLSEMAGKNRRGFFSSFQYVTLIAGQLVAICVLLLLQATLTEAQLDAWGWRIPFFIGGLLAVIVFWLRRGLAETQSFAVAKAAGAPRSGFVELITNHPRETLTVMLLTAGGTIAFYAYSIYMQKFLVNTSGLSRQVASQINAATLFAFMLLQPVAGALSDRIGRKPLMIGFGVMGMLCTYPIFATLAVTKDPLVAGLLVMAGLVIVTGYTSINAVVKAELFPAHIRALGVALPYALANTLFGGTAEFVALWFKQAGMEQAFYIYVTVMIAISLSVYVKMRDTAKHSQIRED, encoded by the coding sequence ATGAGCGCAGAGACCGCTTCGATCGAGACGAGCGCGCCCACGCAGGGGCAGCGGCTCAAGGCCATCATCGGCGGATCTACCGGCAATCTGGTGGAATGGTATGACTGGTATGCCTATGCCGCCTTCACTCTCTATTTCGCGCCGCATTTCTTCCCCAGCGAGGATCGCACCGCGCAATTGCTGAGCGCGGCGGGCATCTTTGCGGTCGGCTTCCTGATGCGGCCGATCGGCGCCTGGCTGATGGGCGTCTATGCCGATCGTCATGGGCGCAAGAGCGGCCTGACCCTGTCGGTGGCGTTGATGTGCGCGGGATCGCTGCTGATCGCGGTGACGCCGGGTTATGAAACGATCGGAGTCGCCGCGCCGCTGATGCTGGTGCTGGCGCGGCTGATGCAGGGATTGTCGATCGGCGGCGAATATGGCGCGAGCGCGACCTATCTGTCGGAAATGGCAGGGAAGAACCGGCGCGGCTTCTTTTCCAGCTTCCAATATGTGACGCTGATCGCGGGGCAGTTGGTCGCGATCTGCGTGCTGTTGCTGCTGCAGGCGACGCTGACCGAAGCGCAACTCGACGCCTGGGGATGGCGCATACCCTTCTTCATCGGCGGGCTGCTGGCGGTCATCGTGTTCTGGCTGCGGCGCGGGCTGGCCGAGACGCAGAGCTTTGCCGTGGCCAAGGCGGCGGGCGCCCCCAGATCGGGCTTCGTCGAACTCATCACCAACCATCCGCGCGAGACGCTGACGGTGATGCTGCTGACGGCGGGCGGAACGATCGCTTTCTACGCCTACAGTATCTACATGCAGAAATTCCTGGTCAACACCAGCGGCCTCAGCCGTCAAGTCGCGTCGCAGATCAACGCGGCGACGCTGTTCGCGTTCATGCTGTTGCAGCCTGTTGCGGGCGCCTTGTCCGACCGGATCGGCCGCAAGCCGCTGATGATCGGCTTCGGCGTCATGGGCATGCTGTGCACCTATCCGATCTTCGCGACGCTGGCGGTGACGAAAGACCCGCTTGTCGCCGGGCTGCTGGTGATGGCGGGCCTGGTCATCGTGACCGGCTATACGTCGATCAATGCGGTGGTGAAGGCGGAGCTGTTTCCGGCGCACATCCGCGCGCTGGGCGTGGCGCTGCCTTATGCGCTGGCCAATACCTTGTTCGGCGGGACGGCGGAATTCGTCGCCTTATGGTTCAAGCAGGCCGGCATGGAGCAGGCTTTCTACATCTATGTCACGGTGATGATCGCCATATCGCTGAGCGTATATGTGAAGATGCGGGACACGGCCAAACACAGCCAGATTCGCGAGGATTGA